One Leptolyngbya subtilissima AS-A7 genomic window carries:
- a CDS encoding GNAT family N-acetyltransferase: MTSTADRPLEIRPATPADVPALVDLIKALADYEKLAHEVTGSPDDLAAALFGDRPYAEALLAWVDDQPAGMALFFHNFSTFLMKPGIYLEDLFVYPDYRRQGIGKALLVHLGKLALERGCGRFEWSVLDWNTPAIEFYQSMGAEIKPEWQTCRVAGTALERFGGM, translated from the coding sequence ATGACCTCCACCGCCGATCGCCCGCTTGAGATTCGCCCCGCCACTCCTGCCGATGTGCCAGCCCTAGTGGACTTGATCAAAGCCCTAGCCGATTACGAAAAGCTGGCCCACGAGGTGACCGGCAGCCCCGACGATTTGGCCGCTGCTCTGTTTGGCGATCGCCCCTACGCCGAAGCCCTGCTGGCCTGGGTTGACGACCAGCCAGCGGGCATGGCCCTGTTCTTCCACAACTTTTCGACCTTTTTAATGAAGCCCGGCATTTATCTGGAAGATCTCTTTGTCTACCCCGACTACCGCCGCCAGGGTATTGGCAAAGCGTTGCTAGTGCATTTGGGCAAGCTGGCCCTTGAGCGCGGCTGCGGTCGCTTTGAGTGGAGCGTGCTCGACTGGAACACCCCCGCGATCGAGTTTTACCAAAGCATGGGCGCTGAGATTAAGCCCGAGTGGCAGACCTGCCGGGTGGCGGGGACGGCGTTGGAGAGGTTTGGGGGGATGTAG